The following coding sequences are from one Vibrio syngnathi window:
- the ileS gene encoding isoleucine--tRNA ligase, whose amino-acid sequence MSDYKDTLNLPETGFPMRGNLANREPEMLKRWYKEDLYGEIRKAKKGKKSFVLHDGPPYANGDIHIGHALNKILKDIIIKSKTLSGFDAPYIPGWDCHGLPIELMVEKKKGKPGQKISAAEFREECRKYAAGQVEGQKESFKRLGIMGEWDKPYRTMDFGTEANIIRSLGKIADKGHLLKGFKPVHWCTDCGSALAEAEVEYKDKVSPSIDVKFSAADEAALLEKFTLAEGHAGQGEISIVIWTTTPWTLPANRAVCLRDDLEYVLIQVEANGEQPAQRIVVASELAKDVMDRAGIEHFHNLGFATGAELELSQFNHPFYDFTVPAVLGDHVTTDSGTGVVHTAPGHGQEDFVVGKKYDLEIANPVGSNGVYLPDTELFAGQHVFKANDSVLEVLKEKGALLHHHAYEHSYPHCWRHKTPIIFRATPQWFISMDQAGLRAKALESTKNVEWMPEWGQSRIEGMIEGRPEWCISRQRTWGVPIALFVHKETSELHPDSPALIEKVAKLVEEKGIQAWWDVDAAELMGAEDADKYEKVLDTLDVWFDSGVTHFSVVDSREEYNFPNEERTHSADLYLEGSDQHRGWFQSSLISSIAMKDEAPYKQVLTHGFVVDGNGRKMSKSIGNVVAPKDVTNKLGADILRLWVASTDYTNEVAVSDEILKRSADAYRRIRNTARFFLANLNGFNPETDLVPAEEMVALDRWAVGRAQAAQEEIVKAYGEYNTHGVTQRLMQFCSIEMGSFYLDVIKDRQYTAKQGSHAQRSCQTALYYIVEALVRWMAPIMSFTADEIWNEMPSSLPTGEQRDTFVFTGEWFEGLFGLADDEELSNEFWTEIQSVRGAVNKLLEDARKEKTIGGALQAEVTLYADDALAAKINKLEDELRFVLITSAAVVKPLSDKSDTAQATDVEGLYVEVAATEAEKCDRCWHHTPDVGTIEGHEKVCGRCVSNIDGEGEVRKYA is encoded by the coding sequence ATGAGTGATTATAAAGATACCCTGAACTTACCAGAAACAGGGTTCCCAATGCGTGGCAATCTGGCAAATCGTGAACCAGAGATGCTGAAGCGTTGGTACAAAGAAGACCTTTACGGTGAGATCCGTAAGGCAAAGAAAGGTAAAAAATCTTTCGTACTGCATGATGGCCCTCCATACGCGAACGGCGACATTCACATTGGCCACGCGCTGAACAAGATTCTTAAAGACATTATTATCAAATCTAAGACCCTTTCTGGTTTTGATGCACCGTACATCCCAGGTTGGGACTGTCACGGTCTTCCAATCGAGTTGATGGTTGAGAAGAAGAAAGGTAAGCCTGGTCAGAAGATTTCGGCTGCTGAATTCCGCGAAGAGTGTCGTAAGTACGCTGCGGGCCAAGTTGAAGGTCAGAAAGAGAGCTTCAAACGTCTTGGTATCATGGGCGAGTGGGATAAACCTTACCGCACTATGGATTTCGGCACTGAAGCGAACATCATTCGTTCTCTAGGTAAAATCGCAGACAAAGGTCACCTACTTAAAGGTTTCAAACCTGTTCATTGGTGTACTGACTGTGGTTCTGCTCTGGCTGAAGCTGAAGTTGAATATAAAGATAAAGTGTCTCCATCTATCGATGTGAAATTTTCTGCAGCTGACGAAGCGGCTCTACTAGAGAAATTTACTCTAGCAGAAGGTCACGCGGGTCAGGGCGAAATCTCTATCGTTATCTGGACGACAACACCGTGGACTCTGCCGGCTAACCGCGCAGTATGTCTACGTGATGATCTTGAATACGTACTTATCCAAGTTGAAGCGAATGGCGAGCAGCCAGCTCAACGTATCGTTGTTGCTTCTGAACTAGCAAAAGACGTAATGGATCGTGCGGGTATCGAGCACTTCCATAACCTTGGTTTTGCTACTGGTGCTGAGCTTGAGCTTTCTCAATTCAACCACCCGTTCTACGATTTTACTGTTCCTGCTGTTCTTGGCGATCACGTTACAACTGACTCTGGTACTGGTGTGGTTCATACCGCTCCTGGTCACGGTCAAGAGGATTTCGTGGTTGGTAAGAAGTACGACCTAGAAATCGCTAACCCAGTAGGCTCAAACGGCGTTTACCTGCCAGATACTGAGCTATTTGCTGGTCAGCACGTATTCAAAGCGAACGACTCTGTTTTAGAAGTTCTAAAAGAGAAAGGTGCATTACTGCATCACCACGCTTACGAGCACAGCTACCCACACTGTTGGAGACACAAAACTCCAATCATCTTCCGTGCAACACCGCAGTGGTTCATCTCAATGGATCAAGCAGGCCTACGTGCAAAAGCACTTGAGTCAACGAAGAATGTTGAGTGGATGCCGGAATGGGGTCAAAGCCGTATCGAAGGTATGATCGAAGGTCGCCCTGAGTGGTGTATCTCTCGTCAACGTACTTGGGGTGTGCCAATTGCTCTGTTCGTTCATAAAGAAACATCAGAACTTCACCCAGATAGCCCAGCACTTATTGAAAAAGTAGCGAAGCTTGTGGAAGAAAAAGGCATTCAAGCTTGGTGGGATGTAGATGCTGCTGAACTGATGGGTGCTGAAGACGCTGATAAGTACGAGAAAGTACTTGATACGCTAGACGTATGGTTTGACTCAGGTGTAACGCACTTCTCTGTTGTGGATTCTCGTGAAGAGTACAACTTCCCGAATGAAGAAAGAACGCACAGTGCTGATCTTTACCTTGAAGGTTCTGACCAACACCGTGGCTGGTTCCAGTCTTCTTTGATTTCATCTATCGCGATGAAAGACGAAGCACCATACAAGCAAGTGCTAACGCACGGTTTCGTGGTTGATGGTAACGGCCGTAAGATGTCTAAATCTATCGGTAACGTTGTTGCTCCTAAAGATGTAACCAACAAGCTAGGCGCAGATATTCTACGTCTATGGGTTGCTTCTACGGATTACACTAACGAAGTTGCGGTTTCTGACGAGATTCTTAAGCGTTCTGCTGATGCATACCGTCGTATTCGTAACACGGCTCGTTTCTTCCTAGCGAACTTGAACGGTTTCAACCCTGAAACTGACCTAGTGCCTGCTGAAGAAATGGTAGCACTTGATCGCTGGGCTGTTGGCCGTGCTCAAGCTGCACAAGAAGAGATTGTTAAAGCATACGGTGAGTACAACACTCATGGTGTAACTCAACGTCTAATGCAGTTCTGTTCTATCGAAATGGGTTCTTTCTACCTAGACGTAATTAAAGACCGTCAGTACACAGCGAAGCAGGGCAGCCATGCTCAACGTAGCTGCCAAACGGCGCTTTACTACATCGTAGAAGCTCTAGTTCGTTGGATGGCTCCTATCATGTCGTTCACTGCAGATGAAATCTGGAACGAGATGCCAAGCTCTCTACCAACTGGAGAGCAGCGCGACACGTTTGTATTCACAGGCGAGTGGTTCGAAGGCCTATTTGGTCTTGCTGACGACGAAGAGCTAAGCAACGAATTCTGGACTGAAATCCAGTCAGTTCGTGGCGCAGTGAACAAGCTTCTTGAAGATGCTCGTAAAGAGAAAACAATCGGTGGCGCTCTGCAGGCTGAAGTTACTCTATACGCTGACGATGCACTAGCGGCTAAAATCAACAAGCTAGAAGATGAGCTACGTTTCGTACTTATTACTTCTGCTGCGGTTGTTAAACCACTTAGCGATAAGTCTGATACAGCTCAAGCGACAGACGTTGAAGGTCTGTACGTTGAAGTTGCAGCAACTGAAGCTGAGAAGTGTGACCGTTGCTGGCACCACACTCCAGATGTAGGCACAATTGAAGGTCACGAGAAAGTTTGTGGTCGTTGTGTGTCGAACATCGACGGTGAAGGCGAAGTGCGTAAGTACGCATAA
- the ribF gene encoding bifunctional riboflavin kinase/FAD synthetase, which yields MELIRGIHNIKAQHHGCVLTIGNFDGVHLGHQEVLSQVSKQATALGLPSVVMTFEPQPMELFAKGRAPARLTRLRDKYVQLSKLDISRLLCVNFNQYFASLSAEAFIKDLLVDKLGVKFLVVGDDFCFGKGRTGSFAMLKEAGEKYGFEVVSTQSYCLNQLRVSSTEIRNALAANDLASSATMLGRDYSISGRVSHGRKLGRTIGFPTANIPLKRCVSPVSGVYVVEALDIDGVPVGGVANIGQRPTVNGVRQQLEVHFFDFKANLYGKQLEVRLLHKLRDEIKFESFDALKNQIELDAEAARVWLLQLKN from the coding sequence ATGGAACTGATCCGAGGTATACACAATATTAAAGCACAGCATCATGGCTGTGTATTAACCATAGGTAACTTCGATGGTGTTCATTTAGGGCATCAAGAGGTTCTGAGCCAGGTTTCTAAACAAGCTACAGCACTGGGACTCCCTTCTGTTGTCATGACGTTTGAACCGCAACCTATGGAGTTGTTTGCTAAAGGTCGAGCGCCAGCACGTTTAACTCGCTTGCGAGATAAGTACGTGCAATTGAGCAAGCTAGATATCAGTCGTTTATTGTGTGTGAATTTTAATCAGTATTTTGCAAGCTTGTCTGCGGAAGCGTTCATTAAGGATCTTTTGGTTGATAAGCTTGGTGTGAAATTCTTGGTGGTTGGTGACGACTTTTGCTTTGGCAAAGGCCGAACCGGTAGTTTCGCTATGCTTAAAGAAGCGGGCGAAAAATATGGTTTTGAGGTGGTGAGCACCCAAAGTTATTGCTTAAACCAATTACGAGTAAGCAGCACTGAGATACGAAATGCGTTAGCGGCCAATGACTTGGCTTCTAGTGCTACCATGCTTGGGCGTGACTACAGTATCAGTGGTCGTGTTTCTCATGGTCGTAAACTAGGGAGAACTATCGGTTTCCCTACCGCTAATATTCCATTAAAACGTTGTGTTTCTCCTGTGTCGGGAGTGTATGTTGTTGAAGCATTAGATATCGACGGTGTTCCTGTCGGTGGTGTTGCTAATATTGGACAACGACCAACAGTTAATGGTGTAAGGCAGCAATTAGAAGTACATTTTTTTGACTTTAAAGCCAATTTATATGGTAAACAGTTAGAAGTACGACTTTTGCATAAACTGCGCGACGAGATAAAATTTGAGTCGTTCGACGCATTAAAGAATCAAATAGAATTGGATGCTGAAGCCGCAAGGGTGTGGCTGCTTCAGCTAAAGAATTAG